The genomic segment tattaacacttttaaatttttatttatctactttaaatataaaaataattgataaatatataaatgatgagatttagtaataattttaaaatataagaattaaaaataatttttgagttgaatttaaatcaatcaaacttATTTTGAATTCTATCTAAAGTTAAttaagttgaattcaaactaatcaTTAATCAACTCAGTTTCATTGCTAACTCTGTCTTTGCGTAAGAGTAACTACGCTAAGcgaaagaagagaagaataataagaagcttaaaaaaaaaaaaagaaatttaaaagaaatccAAAGTCAACTCCTAAGGTTAGGGAGTAAGATAgatacaatgaaaaaaaaaaaatcttagaggTACGAAGGTcacttaacattttattatatgacGAAAGTTGCAACAGAAGTTACAAAACTTAATCGAAGGTtgatattttggaaatttttgaaACATCAGGGGTAGCAAAAATCAGTTATGTTTTATTCAATGTCTTAAATCACATTAAACTAgataatttagtaataaaataattggataaaattaatacaatacattGTAATCTTGTATTGATAGAAGGGAGATGTAATTCAACTGTTTTTGTGTTAAGACTAATGGAGTTAGCTaacatgattttataattatttttgttttttaaactagTGTGATAATTATGTTGTACCTCaagaaagtaataaaaattaattttataattgttaaattaaatatgtattgaAAAATCTAATGTACAAGGAAGGAACaggagaaagaaataaaagagaggaagagaaggagagtgaaaggaaaatataagAGAGGAGAAATATGAAATGTGAAATAGTAGAGTAATAAAGCAACTGTAAATTATATATCTCACTAGCACCTTATATATAGTGTAGCCTCGCTCACACTATGAAGACCAATTTAATCCaagtgaaaaagaagaaattctatAAACTAGAACTGCCTAAATATACTCTCTTTATCTAATTAACTGAAGGTGTGAGAGGGGCAGCAATCATGCCTACCGCACAAATTAGTACACCATAGTTGATTACTCTTGGTCTATGTTCAGCATACATCATGATCTGACTGAGGCCGGTTGCTCGATGGCTTGCCAATCTGTAAACAGGCGATTGGGGGGACAATAGGGGTGGTTAATAATCCAAAAGTCTGCCAGCAGAAGGGATCATACATGTGGTACTTTTCTTGCTGTGGTTTTAGCTGTATGAAAGATAGAGTAACATCAATACATGGTAGGCTGTCGCTGCAGGCAAAATGAACAGGTTTTACTGTGTATGTCCCTTTGATTCTTTCGTAGGTGATTCCTGATAGAGACACAGCAGATGTTTGGTTCTTGCATATGCTTTTGTCACAGTAGAATTGATCGATAATAATTGGAAGTTGGACCTCGGAGACTTGTATGTTCGAGAAAAGTACCCCTTGCACAGATCCCGATCCACCCTGCAAATGTGAAATTCCAACTTCTAAGAGAAACTACAATAAATAGCTTGAAAGTGTTGTAAAAAGGTCAGAATTCATGTCTATATTACTTTCATGTTAATTTAACTCTCAATCCAGTCAGCAAGGCATTACTCGCTAGTTAATCACCCCTAATCCTATGTTCATCTAAACCATCATTCTGAGTCTCAGTTCCATTATTTTAAACATTCGGAGTTCCTTGTTAGCTTGCCATTAAGGATTTGCTTTATGAGATGCTTACAACTGGAAGAATTTTCTTATGGAACCTGAGATTGCAAGTTGTGTCAATACCTGCCATGTCTTGATTCTGGCACCATACATTGTGTTGTGCATGATAACATCTCGAACGGTGATGTTTGAGACACAAGCTTTGGTGTTATCTTTTCCCAGACTTCCAATGCTGATTCCATGTCCTGGACCACAATTCACATTGTGCACATACACATTTGAGCATCCGGTTTGGATAGATACACAGTCATCTCCTGCAAAAACCAGAACATTTAACAAGCTTATTTTAGCCTAAACACAACATATGGATCTTTCTCTATTAAAATGTGATGTGAATTCAAGATTGGAATCACATCGTGCTATCTATATCATAATAACTGGCTTTAGTTGACTTTGAGCTAATTCTCTATCCTGCTTGCTGTATGTATGCCAGAATTAAGCTTCCAATTTTACACATGCAATACATTGAAAGGCATTAGGATTTCACTTAAGCAGAACTGGACAAGACAAGAAGATAGAGACAGAAGATCATGTCACAGATGAAGACAAAAGCAAACTTGGAAGGAATACAACAACATGACGCTGAAAAGCTCATCCCAAATTGGTCCATCCCTTGACAGTCTTGCAATATATGACAGGCAACCAATAACTATTGGCtgaatgtttttttctttttttttttcccctgaaTTTTGTAGATAGCCTTTGCCACGGGGATAAAATTACCAATGGTCTTGAATTTTAAGGATCCTAAACTAAGGTCTAACAATTATGCAACACTATTTTGTATATTGAAAATTTCTCATcccaaagaaacaaaaataaactcaattttgaCTTCAAGGTCAAGTTCAAGCTGCAGCCCGCAATTTTAAAGTTGACTGTGTGATGGAAAAGCCATGTTATTCaatttgtgtaaaaaattaCCACAAGCAAGACTGCTGCTATGAATTAGCACATATTTGGAGTTCTGAAGGTGGATTCCATCGGTGTTGGGACTGTCTCCTGGAGATGAAATGCTAACATCATGCACCACAACTCCCATGCAGTTATCAAACTTGAGGTGGCATTGTGGGCTGTTTTGAATCGTTATGCCAGTCACAGTTGCATTGAAACTCCCGTAGAACCTCAGTGCCTATCAcaagacaaaaccaaacaacaAATCATCTTCAATAGCTGCATGGTCAACAAATTCAGCAAAAATTTCAGTGTTACTAAGTGGTCCTTACAGTTGGCTTTATGCTTGGCATTTTCCCAAACAGTTCACTTCTTATCTACCACACAATTTCAATGAGAAATGATAATTAGTTGCTGGACATATtgcatattaaatttaaaaaaattatggctGGAGTTAATTGTTACCGGCATCGGCGTCCTCTCATTTACAGTACTGTTTAATGGGATAATGAGTTTGGTTTCATCATCGAATGGATCATCATAAGGCGAGCCCTGCCACCAGACAGAGCCTCTTCCATCAATTACGCCCTttccttgaatcgtaattccactcagctttgaaaattcaatccaCCATAATAGACCTTTCCCCCAATCTTTGTAGCTTGTGGGAGCAATGATCTTCCCATCCAGCTGaccaaaattaatcaa from the Mangifera indica cultivar Alphonso unplaced genomic scaffold, CATAS_Mindica_2.1 Un_0074, whole genome shotgun sequence genome contains:
- the LOC123207369 gene encoding polygalacturonase At1g48100-like isoform X1, with the protein product MRGFSRRGLAFVILIVILLWCSSFESCNARRGRHWRKSRSFAASLSKNRGRTTHHSSHGSHNYKPKPKPPSHKSPVPSPPVVTKPGHDIPPPSPPQKGYGGSHSVVFDVIDFGAKGDGITDDTKAFEAAWAAACKVEASTVNVPAQFVFLVGPISFSGPYCQRNILFQLDGKIIAPTSYKDWGKGLLWWIEFSKLSGITIQGKGVIDGRGSVWWQGSPYDDPFDDETKLIIPLNSTVNERTPMPIRSELFGKMPSIKPTALRFYGSFNATVTGITIQNSPQCHLKFDNCMGVVVHDVSISSPGDSPNTDGIHLQNSKYVLIHSSSLACGDDCVSIQTGCSNVYVHNVNCGPGHGISIGSLGKDNTKACVSNITVRDVIMHNTMYGARIKTWQGGSGSVQGVLFSNIQVSEVQLPIIIDQFYCDKSICKNQTSAVSLSGITYERIKGTYTVKPVHFACSDSLPCIDVTLSFIQLKPQQEKYHMYDPFCWQTFGLLTTPIVPPIACLQIGKPSSNRPQSDHDVC
- the LOC123207369 gene encoding polygalacturonase At1g48100-like isoform X2 translates to MQSILSTAPTIIEYGFQPVKAPTAFEAAWAAACKVEASTVNVPAQFVFLVGPISFSGPYCQRNILFQLDGKIIAPTSYKDWGKGLLWWIEFSKLSGITIQGKGVIDGRGSVWWQGSPYDDPFDDETKLIIPLNSTVNERTPMPIRSELFGKMPSIKPTALRFYGSFNATVTGITIQNSPQCHLKFDNCMGVVVHDVSISSPGDSPNTDGIHLQNSKYVLIHSSSLACGDDCVSIQTGCSNVYVHNVNCGPGHGISIGSLGKDNTKACVSNITVRDVIMHNTMYGARIKTWQGGSGSVQGVLFSNIQVSEVQLPIIIDQFYCDKSICKNQTSAVSLSGITYERIKGTYTVKPVHFACSDSLPCIDVTLSFIQLKPQQEKYHMYDPFCWQTFGLLTTPIVPPIACLQIGKPSSNRPQSDHDVC